Part of the Panthera uncia isolate 11264 chromosome F2, Puncia_PCG_1.0, whole genome shotgun sequence genome, ggcttcaaaataaaattgttcttatTCCCATGATTTCCAAGATATTCAGATTGATAAAAGATCCCATCCAAAGTAGGACTGTAAGTCCCTGGTTAATATCTCGGAAAGATCCGAGACACTGCCTCAGAAAACCAGTTAGCCAGACACAATACCATCAAAGCATCTTAAGAGTACAGTAAGGTTTCTAGGAATCTTCAGTTTGTGGTCTCTCTGCTGTCCAAGTGGAAGCCTCTCAATGATGCttgtgtatgtaatttttttaatgaactggATTTTGTAAATTGATTCACAGGAAACCCATTATGTTTCTAAAGGAACTGTATCAGCATGCAATTTTAAATGGTAGGAGGCAGTACAAAAGGAAGAAGGATCATGgggcagtcggttgagcatctgactcttgatttctgctcagatcataatctcacagtcgtggggtcaagccctgaattgggctctgtgttggctgtggagcctgcttaagattctgtctccctctccctctgcccttctcccacgcacacgtgcacactcgCGAGcactctctcgttctctctctcaaaaaacaaaaaaaaagagaagaagaaggatcTTAAGGTCATGCCTCACAGATCCTCTCCATTAACTGTTAGGACTTCTAAGAATCTTGACTTTCTTGTCTCTCAGTGGCTTCATGTGAAGCCCAGTCGGTGAGATTTCTGGGTATGTGTTTCTAGAAGTTGGTTCCTAAAAACAAAACCgcaaaaaatttaaaggaactgTATCAACATGGACTGAAAGGCATAGAGGCGGCACGCAATGAAGAGGGCTTTTCGCTCTAAGACTCCTTGGGAAGAAGCAGGGTGCCCAAATTCCTCAGCTGCCAACATGGCAGCATTTTATGGAAAAGGAAGGCTAACTCAGCAGGCAGCACCGGGGGCCCAGGGCTATGGTGAACCGCCCCACACGGTGGGCTGAGCCCTAGCCAAGGCAACAAGTGCCCAAGGGGGCTCCGGAAGTGTATAGGCCAGTGATTCCCCGGGGGCTCCCTATTGTACCTTGTTACGGATGAGAGTCATTCTCTCATACAGCAGTTTTTCTGGGCCTGTCCCACCAGTGTATGTTGGGTGCCCGGTTCCCGGGTCTCGGACTGAGAGACGCTGTACTTGAGGTGCTATGTCAGAAGCTGTGCCCGAGCCATCATCCGCCTCGGAACCAGGCGGAGAAAAGGAGGTTCTGGACCTCGAACCCGAGTCAGTCCTGTATTAGAGACATTGGGAAGCTTGTATGTAATTTGCACGTGGGGGGAAGACAAGTACATAATTTGAGGCCAGAGAGCCAACCGTGGCAGACTGAAAATACGCCCGCAAAATCTTTGGCCTGCCTTCCATGGAACGATGCGATCTAATTCGCCTTCCCTTGAACCTGTACTGAccttagtgactcacttctaagAAAAAGAATGCAACTTAAGCTGCCGTGAGATCTGtaaggctaggtcataaaaatGAGCCAGGCTTCCCTTGGCTCGGCCCCCCCTCTTAGGACCGAGGGTGCCCCGAACTGGCTTTTTGAAGTCCAGCTGCCTACAGCTGCCAAGCAGGAAGTGCACGTGAAGAAACAGGGGCGCACCAGGAGCCCCCAGGGGTTCCAGTTGCCCAGATGCCCCGCCTGGAAGGGAGCGAACCTCCAGGGGGTGCCGTTCCTCAGTTTGCCAACCACAGActggccccacccacctgccGACCCAGTATGTTCCTGCTCCTGTGGTTTTCAGCCACTACATTAAGGGATGAAATAAATACCCAGAACAATTAACTACTGGTCGTCGAACACATTTAAAGGTTTTGCTAAACTGTTCCAGAAAGATCATGTTCTTTCTGTGTTAGATTTCTTCCTCCATTTTGTAATTTGATTAGCAGTCTCATTTTGAGTGAGGTGTTTGaggtgtgtttgtttttccctgtttCTCCCTGGTTTTAACCCCTCGCTGTTTGCCAGTTTGACAGTTGTCCCCGTCTCGGATCCCTTCGCTGTGACCCCTGGTCCACAACAGTTCTTATAGTGTCTCATTGGGCTCCTGTCCCACGACGATTAATTGGCGGTATCACAGGGCCATCTCTTGAGCGTGATTCAGTTCCTGGCCCCATCCCCCCAGTTCTCCCATCCCCCGAGGCTCCCCACTTCCATAAACCCATGGCCCTACATGGTGGACAGCAGGAGCCTTTACGGAGGAGGAAGAATCTCCCCTCTAGGTCCTGACTTCACGCAGGCTCCTGGCTTTTATCTCCCCcatctaaatgtaaaactttcAGATCAGTCCCCAGTAGGATCCAAGTGGCTCTCAGCCACGGCCCATCCCTGGACCTAAAACCCAGACATGCGGTTTCAGCCCCCCTCACTGCTTTGCACTTCCGTACTGTGTATGGTTTCTAGAGacctttattttgtctttcagcCAGACCGTGTCTTTTTTCACTGCTTTGATGTGTTATCACCGTTACGTGTTTAAGGCAGACAGAGTGCATCAAAGCATATCAGTCACCATAGTGACTGGTAggtcctttcctcttccttcggGGAGACCCCGGGCCTGGGAATTGGATCTTTTGGTATTGGGGTTGTTCACGTCAGGCACTTGCCCATCACACGAGGACACTGGTTGTTACAGaaatgaggggcgtctgggtggctcagtcagttacacatccgacttcagctcaggtcatgagttgaattcatgaactgaactcacagttcacaagttcgatccccatgctgggctctgtgctgacagctcagagcctggagcctgcttcagattctgcccctccccaactcgggcgtgcacactctctctctctctcccaaaaataaacattaaaaaaaaagaaattaaataaatgctttacTTGGCTCATCTAGTTCATACTTAAAGACTGCATAAATAATTAACACAGCCCAGTGTATCTGTGGTAGAAATATTTCTGATTATTACCTCCGCCCTGCCATATCAGTTATTGGAGACACATCCTGTGACCTTGATCACATATCACTGTCGACATTGGGGAGCCCATTTCCACTGAGGCATCTTGTACTAGAATCTCTTGAGTGAACAGCCGCAAATGCACTTTGTAAAGATTCTGGCGCTTCCCTCACTGGCTTGACACATTCTCTAGCCTTGTTCTGACGTGCAAGGCTTCAGAAAATACAAAAGCCACGTAACCTATCTGAGGACAACGCTTGGGAAAGTCCTCTAACTCTCTAAATCCAAACCAGAGCATGAGATGAGAAAGCAGGGCAGTACATCTTATTGTGTCTTCATAGCATAGATGACGGGAATGTCACTTCGAGCTCATAATGTAAGTTAGGTAAGTATTCTTGACAAGGAAGATGATTTTAGCCCGAGCGTAGATATTTTAAGCTGCTTCAGCAAGGCCAgaagtgaggcagggagaggcactGGGAAGGCTTCTCCTGGTTTTGTTGGTTGGGAGGAGGTTAGCAAAGTGTCTTAGGGGGAGGggagtgtatttattattttgctttaatgtAATAGTGGACAGACTTTTTCATTGTGATTTCAAGATCAGGATGGCAACTGCTAGGGGCTCTGGAAAGGACGGTAGAACTTTGAAACTAATGAGGGACAAAGGGGAATAAACAGAAAAGTTGACCAAGGCAGAAAGagtaaggaagggaaaaaagaaaaagaagaaagtcagatAAGTAGCAAATACTAAAATAAGTTAGCAAAATTAAATTTCATCTCATTATGACATTAAATGTGAGTTATATGAATCCCTAAACAAAAGACTTTTatcaaaagaatatattttcttttttttaatttttttaaatgtttttatttatttttgagacagaggagacagagcatgagtaggggaggggcagagagagagggagacaaagaatacgaagcaggctccaggctctgagctgtcagcacagagcccgacacggggctcgaactcatggactatgagatcatgacctgagccgaagtcagatgcctaacagactgagccacccaggtgccccaaaagaatatattttctattaaaacataagagggggcacctgggtgcctcagtcagttaagggtccaactcttgatttcagctcaggtcatgatctcatggttcatgggatcgagccacaggtcgggctctgtgctgatagcttggagcctgcttgggattctctctctctctctctctctccgtctctctctctccgcccctcctcgctcctgctctctctcaaaataaataaactaaaaaaaaaaaaaaaacataagagaaacaGCTAAAGCTTTTTTTCATATAACAGTGGTGAAATGTGAGTTTGATGATGAGTGTTGGGAAAGGAATGGCTAAATGAAACtggttaataaaaatgaaacaagtgaaaaaaagttaattataagTTCATAAAACCTGCAAAAATGAGCAAATTAGATAATCTAAGAACCCCAAAGTAAAATGTATACTAAACATAAACATGCATTTAGAACATTAGTTGTGAATACCAGTGTAATAAGTGGGTTACTTTCTCCTATAAAAAGACACACGTGTTATTTACAAGAAACACACTTAAAATGCAGGGATAGAGTAAGCTCAGAAATATatggattttcctttttaaaatttttttcatgtttattttgagagagtgtaagcacacatgtgcacaggagaggggcagagagagagggagagagaccatcccaagcaggcaccacactcgatgtggggctcaatcccgcgaaccacgagatcgcgacctgagctgagatcaccaGTCCAGCgcttaaataactgagccacccaggcgccctggtttttcctttttgaatatcCCTGAGGATATAAGGGAACTAAGGAGGACCTAGACTGATGATGTAGCGAGAAGTGGCTCTTGACAAGATAGAAACACAGCAAGAAACAGAGGACAAACTTTCGGAGTTTAtaactttatccatttttaacTGCAGTgggtggcggggcgggggtggggggaggcaatGGAAGTCGCACTCAAAAGTGTTTCATCATGTGACTGCTTATAACTTTACTGGAATTTACTATAATTTAAGAATAACCTTAAAATGCTGGCTTCCCACATTTAACTCCCTACCTGAGTACCTGAGTAGTTTTTGAGATTTCACAGTagctgggtctttttttttttttttttcaactctgtaCCTGTTTTAGATGATAGTAGGACAATAAAACTTAAGTgaacgtgttttttttttgtttaaataatttatggcTCCTGTAATAATAATGGTGTAACTATTCTTCCTGGTGTCGGCAGTGAAAattggcaggggaggggtacagttATCTAGATGCACTGGAATAGGACAGGCAGCACACAGGTTAATGATTAAATTGGTTAAAAAGATAATCAGGATGGATAAACAGATAaaaaggtaggtaggtaggtacaTAGAtgataaatggcaaaaaaaaaaaaaaaaaagtggatccGCTCCTCCCAGTAATGTACGTTCAAAGTCAGACAACAATAGAGGTGGGGTAGTGGATAGACCCCAAAGCAGGAGGAATGACACCACCTTTACGTGGAGTTCTTCATGGTTTACAAACACTCCCACAGCCATCTCCTTCCTCATCCTCACAAAAGTTAGAGTGtttttatcatcttcatttttacaGATCAGAGAAGTAActcttaggtttaaaaaaaaaaaatggatgagaaaTAGAtccttaaaaaaagcaaaaaaaggcaTCAAGGCATCACAAGCGGTATCATTATTATCAGAacacatagattttaaaattaaaatcttcaaaaaggaaaaacaaggacACGAAGTAgtaataaatgcataaatttaaaaacaagatataGTCATTATAAATTTGCTGCACCAAAAAAAAAGGTAGCTAAATATATAAATGGCAaccattagaaatgaaagaacttcattctaaaattatattaaaatgagaGTAACCATTTTCTCAGAATGggatataaaagacaaaaataagaaaggacaTAAAATCAAATAACATAATCAAACCTGATgtgtatatgaaataaaattttgtcatCTGATGAGGAAGCTGGATGGCTGttagtgaagcatccgacttcggctcaggtcatgatctcacggtccacgagttcaagccccgcgtcaggctctgtgctgacagcttagagcctggagcctgcttcgggttctgtgtcttcctctctctctctctgcccctctgccgctcacgatctgtctctctctccttcaaaaacaaataaacattaaaacaaatttttttaaataaaaacaaatttgaaaaaactttGTCATTTGAAAAAGGAATACACACGCACATATGTATGTCCAGGTATTACAAAATCTTATATGCATTtggttaaaaataaagcataaacacagttttaaaagtatacatGTTAGGGTCACCTTCTCTTAAtggaagtagaaataaataagaaaaaatatgactTTAGAAAATACATAACTACTTGCAAACTAAAAAAACATCGTCCCAAATACACGTTGGACTAATGAAGAAATCCAAACGGAAACCACTACCTAAAAGAGATCAAGAAAAGGAGAACGCACCCTCTCGAAACCTCTGAATAAAAGTGTTAGTTGCACTGGAAAAATATCTGCCACTTGAaatctcttcattcttcaaagagaaagacagaagataAAGGAACTTCATGTTTCTCTACGGGGGGAACTGGTAGCTGTCCTTCAAAATCAATCCTCCGCTTACCACAGTAAAACAACAGTAGCTGGGCACGGGGCAGGACAAGCTGGTGCCCAGGGACACCGGCCCAGGACTCCCTCGCAGTTGGATGCGGCCATGTGACTAAATTCTCAAATAGAATGGAAGTGGTATGGAACACTTCTAGGCACAGGGGGGACATGCCTTTTCTCTATCGTCTCTTCCTTCCCTACCAGCTGGAAGAAGGCGTGCTGGTGACCCACTTTTGATTCCGCACCCAGGACTCTGCCTTAGAGCAGAATCAAACTAGTTCTGACAAAGGCCGATGGGAAAATACTTTTCGTTTCGTGGGCCATCTGGTCTCTCATGACTACAGTTCTGCCATTGAAGCTCAAAAGTGAAAGGTAGACAAGATGCAAACACATCAGTGTGGTTGCGCTGCAATAAAATTTACTGATAAAGAACAGGTAATAGGCAGGACTGGCCCTCATTGGTAATGCTGCCCCCAGCCCTAGAGAATGGCAGAGTTTTCCCACTTGCTTGTGTTCCTGAATGACGTTATGGAACAGGCCACTTACCCAGCCAGGACTGTtccatgaaagaaaataacaaagacgTTTTGCAATCGAGTCTCTGCTCCAGCAACTTAGCCTTCATTGTAACTACTATGTCAAcgtaatttaaaaaactttttattttatttttgagtgagagcgagagagagcaagcagaggagggacagagagagacgaagacacagaatccaaagcaggctccaggctctgagttgtcagcacagagcccgacgcggggcttgaacccacgaactgtgagctcgtgacctgaatcaaagtcagatgcttacccaactgagccatccaggtgccctgtcaattaataaagggggaaaatagagtcgatttgagaaataaaacagatgaaataaattaaaggtgAATTTAGTGAggtaaaaattaggaaaaatgaatGCAGAGTTGGTGCTTTACAATCACAAAACTGAATAAGGTCGAAACACTTGGTGATCctggctaaagaaaaaaaagggggggtgaagaagaggggtgcctgggtggcttggtcggttaagcatcccacttcggctcaggtcatgatctcgtggtccgtgagttcgagccccgcatcgggctctgtgctgacagctcagagcctggagcctgtttcagattctgtgtctccctctctctgtgaccctcccccgttcatgctctgtctctctctgtctcaaaaataaacgtttaaaaaaaaaagggggtgaagaagagaggaaaaaaattatgagactaCTTTATCTTaacttattgaaaatattttgaaaatttagaggAAATGGATGGTTTCCTAAcagaatattaattataaagaCTCAAGAAGCCTTCCCTTTCGGCCGGAACCGCCATCTTCCAGTAATTCGCCAAAATGAccaacacaaagggaaagaggagaggtacTCGCTATAGGTTCTCTAGGCCTTTTAGAAAACATGGAGTTGTTCCTTTGGCAACATACATGCGAATCTACAAGAAAGGTGATATTGTGGACATCAAGGGAATGGGCACTGTTCAAAAAGGAATGCCCCACAAATGTTACCACGGCAAAACTGGAAGAGTCTACAATGTTACCCAGCATGCTGTTGGCATTGTTGTAAACAAACAAGTTAAGGGCAAGATTCTTGCTAAGAGAATTAATGTACGTATCGAGCACATTAAGCACTCAAAGAGCCGAGACAGCTTCCTGAAGCGCgtgaaggaaaatgatcagaaaaagaaggaagccaaggagaaaggtaCTTGGGTTCAACTGAAGCGCCAGCCTGCCCCACCCAGAGAAGCACACTTTGTGAGAACCAATGGAAAGGAGCCTGAGCTGTTGGAACCCATTCCCTATGAATTCATCGtgtgataaatgtaaaaaaaataaaagacatcaagaCTGtacaaatgtttcttttaattgagTAGCAGCGTGGTATTGTCTTCCCCAAAGAAGTATTTAAAGCAAACTTTATATCCGAATTCACTGGGGGATGGCTTTATtcaaattttgtgggttttgaggcatctggatgactcagttaagcatcctactttgggtcaggtcatgatcttgcagtccatgagtttgagccctgcgtcaggctctgtgctgacagcttagagcctggatcctgctttggattctgtgtctccctctctctctgccctcccctgtttgtgctctctctagagtctcaaaaataaacgttaaaatatgatggggtttttgtttttgctgaaagATGTGGTTTATTGTACAATATACTCAATTGATTAGGAACTGCCAGACAGTACctataacatattttatagtaGTTTGAAAATAGTTCCTCTACATcactaagaaaaaagatttttttaaaaacaaatgaaaggttATCTGTTGAGATTGCATTTAAGCATGGAAAGTTGAGTACTTGTAATTGTATTAAGTCATAAGTAGCTATGTTTTAAGGATAAAGAACTTCCATTTGAAGCCCATTACTTAAAAAGATTGTTTAAAGCATTCTGGTTCCCACTAAATTGTTTTCCTTGTCATTTCCTGTTAAGTGTTTTTCTATATGGTGTTAGGAAAAATTTGTTTATTGGAAACGCTCTTTGTTGCCCCAGGTCCTTTGCACTTGCCTTTGCCCAAGACTGCCTGTGCTTTCTAAAGTTGGtgaatttctggggcgcctgggtggtgcagtcggttaagcgtccgacttcagccaggtcacgatctcgcagtccgtgagttcgagccccgcgtcgggctctgggccgatggctcggagcctggagcctgtttccgattctgtgtctccctctctctctgcccctcccccgttcatgctctgtctctctctgtcccaaaaataaataaaaaacgttgaaaaaaaaaattttaaagttggtGAATTTCTGATTGTCCTTTGTTCACCTTGCATGTCATAAGTGAACCTTCCCTAATGTATtttaaggagaaaggagaggaatgaaACTGTAATCAAAGGAGAAAATCTGCTTTGGGATGATAGAATTAAATCCCTTATATCtattaccacaaaaaaaaaaaaaaaaagactcaagaaGCAGTAGAAAACTGGACTAAAACAAATGCTAATCAAATCAGACAAGAATGGAAAAGTGATTAAAACTCTATTATTTGGAAAGACCAATACTTCCAGGATAAAACTCATAACTGAGTTGTATCTGAACTTTCAAGagcatgtattcattcattctataaatatttactgagtacttaccaTCTTCCAGGCACAATTCTCTCTCCAGGGtgaaaaagtgaacaaaacacaGTCCCCACCCACatagagaaagacaataaataaacaccCAGATAAATACATGATGCACATTGTGATAATAAATGCTggggagaaaagcaaagcagaggTAACAAATGCCCCTAATGATAGGGAGTTTTCCTAATGGCACATTTTTCATGTGGTTATTTCTCATCCGCGTATCTTCTTAGGTGAAATGACTCTAcctgtctcttgcccatttttaaattggattgatttttttaatgtttttatttttgagagagagacagaatgcgagtgggttaggggcggagagagagggagacacagaatccgaagcaggctccgggctccgagctgtcaacacagagcccgacacggggctcgaactcacgaaccgtgagatcatgacctgagctgaagtcggacgctcaacggactgagccacccaggcgccccggatttgtttgattttttttaactgctgagttttgagttcttgatatattccagatactagtcctttgttggatacgtggtttgcaaatgttttctcccagtctttagtttgtatttttatttggcaagttttgaatttttatgaaGTCTAATTCATCAATTTTCCCTTTTAAAGTTCATGCTTTTAGTCTCCAATCTAAGAATTTTTGGCATTACCTTAGATCTTGAAGATTTCTCATAGGTCTTTTCCctttatgtttacatttaagtccttgatccattttgagtaaatttttgtaTAAGCTGTGAGACCCTGAAacagggtgggttttttttttttatttgttgcgTTTTGGGTTTTGCTCATAGATGCCTACTTgcgccaacatttattgaaaaggttatctttgctttttttaatttatcttaaatctttgtcaaaaattgattgggcatatttgtgtggatctatttttgtgttctctgttctgttcaacTAATCTACATGTTTATCCCTCCACCAACACTACACagtcttaattactatagctatataataagtcttgaaatggAGTAGACTAAttcttcccatttcatttttctctatcaaaattgttttagctcttCTGGCTTCTTTGCAATaccacataaattttatttatttatttatttatttatttattcattcattcatttatttaggggagagaataagcagggagggggagagagaggggacagaggatctgaagcaggttctgtgctgacagtagcaagcctgatgtggggctcaaactcacgaaccgcgagatcatga contains:
- the LOC125924869 gene encoding 60S ribosomal protein L21-like, with the translated sequence MTNTKGKRRGTRYRFSRPFRKHGVVPLATYMRIYKKGDIVDIKGMGTVQKGMPHKCYHGKTGRVYNVTQHAVGIVVNKQVKGKILAKRINVRIEHIKHSKSRDSFLKRVKENDQKKKEAKEKGTWVQLKRQPAPPREAHFVRTNGKEPELLEPIPYEFIV